Genomic DNA from Gemmatimonadota bacterium:
GGCTCTACCCGTCAGCTCGTGCTCGGCTTGCGTGGAGAAACGCGGAGCCGAACTCGTCCAGCTCGGCATCAGGCCGGACCGCTGGGACCGTCTCGTCGGACTGGCCGGCAACCCGAACGTGGGCAAGTCCACCCTCTTCAACCGCCTTACCGGGCTGCGCCAGCACACCGGCAATTGGCCGGGGAAGACAGTGACCCGCGCCGAAGGCGTCTTCGCGCACGAAGGGCAGCGCTGGAAGGTGGTTGATCTTCCGGGCGCCTACTCCCTCCGTGCCGGCAGCGCCGACGAGGAGGTGGCGCGCGACTTCGTGGTGTCCGGAGTCGCCGACCTGACCGTGGTGGTCGTCGACGCGGCGAGACTCGAACGCAACCTGAACCTCGTCCTCCAGATCCTGGAGGTCACGGACCACGTCGTGGTCTTCGTGAACCTCGTCGACGAGGCGCGGCGAAACGGGATCGCGATCGACTCTCGCAAGCTGAGCGCCGAACTGGGCGTGCCGGGCGTGGCGGGCGTGGCCCGCGACGGCGTGGGGATCGACGAGCTCCTCGGCGTCATGCGCGAGTCCGCGGCAGCGCGCGACACCCTCGCTCGGGGGATTGCGACTCCGACTGAAGCGACGGCGGACGGTGGGGCCGAAGCGGAGTCCAGGGCCGGAGACGCGAACCGCGATCACGGCCGGGCCTCGCTCCACCTCTGCGCGGTCGAACCGGAGCGTCCGGGCTGGGATACCCCTCTCGAGAGCTACGACTCGCTGGCGGGCCAGACCTTCGGCCGAGCACGCGCCATCGCCGCCAAAGCTCAGGTCTCGGGCCTCAAGAAGGCGGCGTTCGCCTTCGACCGCAGGCTGGACCGGGTGCTCACTTCGCGCATCTTCGGCTTCCCGGTCATGATCGCACTGTTGGCGGCGGTCTTCTGGCTCACCATAGCCGGAGCGAACGTTCCGTCGTCCTTGCTCGCTTCCTTGCTGATCGACTCCGGCCACGGCTGGCTCAAGGGCCTGGCCGCAGCCGTGGGGACGCCCTGGTGGCTGGACGGATTTCTCCTCGACGGAGTCTACCTGGCCACCGCCTGGGTGGTGAGCGTCATGCTCCCGCCCATGGCGATCTTCTTCCCGCTCTTCACGCTGCTCGAAGACTTCGGGTACCTGCCCCGCGTCGCCTTCAACCTCGATTCCGTCTTCAGACGCGCCGGAGCGCATGGAAAACAAGCCCTCACCATGTGCATGGGCTTCGGCTGCAACGCCGCCGGGGTGGTGGCCACCCGGATAATCGACTCTCCGCGCGAGCGGCTCATCGCCATTATCACCAACAACTTCTCGCTCTGCAACGGGCGCTGGCCGACCCAGATCCTTATCGCCACGATCTTCGTCGGAGCTCTGGCTCCCCGGGCCCTGGGAGGGGCGGTGAGCGCGATCGCCGTGGTAGGGGTCGCCCTGCTGGGCATCGTGCTGATGCTCTTTACCTCGTGGCTGCTGTCGCGCACGCTGCTCAGGGGCGAAGCGAGCAGCTTCTCGCTCGAACTTCCGCCCTACCGTCCACCCCGGATCCTGCAGACGCTCTACACTTCGGTGATCGACCGCACGCTCATCGTTCTTTGGCGGGCGGTGATATTCGCGGTTCCCGCAGGGGCGGTCATCTGGCTGATCTCCAACCTGACCGCGGGCGACCTCACCCTGGCCCAGTGGTCGGTGGGTCGGCTCGATCCGGTCGGGGCGCTCATCGGACTCAACGGCGTCATCCTCCTCGCCTACGTCGTCGCGATCCCCGCCAACGAGATCGTAATTCCGACCGTGCTCATGCTGACCGTGGCGGTCACGCCGGAGCTGGCGGGGGAAGGCGCGGGCGCGGGGGTGATGTTCGAGGCCGACGGGGCGAACGCGACGGCGCGAATTCTGGATGCGGGCGGTTGGAGCATGCTAACCGGCGTCAACCTCATGCTCTTCTCGCTGCTGCACAATCCCTGCTCGACCACCATATTCACGATCTACCGCGAAACCCGGAGCGTTCGCTGGACCTCGGTGGCGACCCTGCTGCCGGTGGCCATGGGCTTGCTCGCGTGCTTCCTCGTGGCGCAGTTCTGGCGGCTCGCATAGGAAACATTGGGCCGCCGCGTTTCGTACCTGCCCGTTCATGTTCCCCGGACGACCTCGGCCAATGGCACCCGGCACCGCGACGGCCGGCCATATTCTCAGAATCTACGCCGGAATACTCTGCTCCGGGCTGACGGGACTGGTGGGATCGAGATGAGCTCCGTGCGGATCGACGTGTCCGATTTGTCCGACGCTTCCGGCGACGGGTCGGGGGCGCCGAAGACACGGCGCGTGGTGCGGCCGAACGGAGAGGCGCAGGGCTCCACCCGTGGGAGGCCCGTCCTCCTGCGTCTCCTTCGGATGGCCGTTTTCGCGGCGCTGCTCGCGGTCGCTCCCTTCCTGGTGCTCGTGCGCGGGGGCGTGTTCGCCTACCAGCGCTGGGATCTGGGAGCCTGGCCTTCACTCGGGCTCGCGGCTCTGGCCACCGTTCTTCTCGTCTCGCTCTACGGCCTGGTCGCGGGTGCGCGCTTGGGCGCGGGACGGAAGTCGCGCAAGATGATCCTGCGAGGGGTCGTGCTGCTGGTGGCCGCGTACGTCGTCCACTCGCTCGTGCTGGTCGCCGGAGCGAACTTCAAGACACCCGAAGTTCGAGCCGAGTACGTCAGGTTGCATCCGCTCCTGCGCGTGGCTGCGAGCACCGTGATGCTCTTCGATTCCGACGCCGTTGTCACCGACGCCTCACGGACTCCGGAGTTCTACGCCCGGCTGGGATTGCCGCCGAACGAGTCGTCGCTCCACTTCGTCCAGGCGACCGGCTTCGTTCACGCCCTCGATCTGCGTACCCTGGGGCGACCCGAGTGGCGGAACACTCTTTCCGAGCTCGTCTTCAAGGCGATGGGCTTCCGTACTCTGCGTCACGCGGGTACCGCCGATCATCTGCACGTGTCGCTGCCGGACCGCTGACCACCTACATCACGATCCTCATTTTCTGTAGCAGCTTGGTCATGTACTTCTCGAAGAAGTGCTTCTGGATGTCGTTCATGTCGAGCTCGCGCCCCTGAATGTAGGCTTGCTCGATGTCGCTGGTCATGTCCAGAGGCGTTCCGGTGGTGACGAGCAGAGTAGCCTGCTTGCCGGGCTCGAGCGAGCCGATCCGGTCGTCGAGACCCATGAATTCGGCGGCGTTGATGGTCACCGCCCTCAGCGCCTCCTCCTCGGGCAGCCCGAAGGCGACGGCTACGCCGGCCTCCCACGGCAGGCGGTTCGAGTAGAGAGCGCCCGAGCCTCCCGAGATGGCGAAACGGACCCCGGCCTCGTGGAGCCGCGCGGCCATCGAGTAGCCCTCGTCGTAGCCGCCGTGAGCCCTGGCCGGTGCGGACATGGTGGAGGTGAGGACGACGGGGATGTCGGCGCTCACGAGACGACCCGCGACATGGACGGCCTCGCGCCCGCCCCGGATCACGATCCGCAGTCCCTCTTCCTGCGCCCACGTGACGGCGTCGTTTATCTGCGAGGCGGACTCGGCGGCGACCACCACGGGGATCTCCGCGTTCAAAGCCGGGATCATCGCGGCGTAACGGGAGTCGCTGCGGACCTCCTCGCCCGCCGCCAGAGCGTCGCGGTAAGCCCGCGCCTCGGCGAAGAAGTCCTTGATCTCCTGAACCTGGGCGGCGTAGGTGGGCCGCTCCGGCATCTGACCGCCGGGGAAGTTGAATCCCCCGCGTCCGCGGAACCTGCCGCCGCGCGGATTGGGCCAGTTGACGTTGAGCGCCGCCGCCGACTCCATCGACATCTCTTCCCAGCTCCAGCCCTCCAGGCTCATCGCCGAAGACATTCCGGAGACGAGCCCGCCTCCCGGCGTGGTGAGTGCGGTGAGCACGCCGGCCGACCTGGTGGTGCCTATGTGGCGGCTCTCGGCGTTCACCGCCACGTCCGCCCGGACGTTGGGGTTGAAGTCGCCCAGCTCGTTAGTGTCGTTGGAGACGTCGACGGCGCCTATCTCGGAGATCCCGACCGTGCTGTACGCGTCGACCAGGCCGGGGTAGATGTGCTTGCCCGAGACGTCCACGACACGGGCGCCGGCGGGTACGGTCACGTCCGCGCCGATGGCGATGATCACCCCGTTCTCGAAGACGATGGTGCCGTTCTCGATCACTCCCTGGGTCACCGTGTGAATGGTGGCGCCTTGGAGCGCGACCGGCTCGGACTGGGGCGGCACCGTCATGCGCACCTGCGCCTCGGCCGCCTGGAAGGTCAGCGCGGCGACCGCGAACGCCGCCGGAAAAAGCGCCGCCGAGCGCACCCGGTTCAACGTGGTTGATTCGATGGTGATGGTCGTCATGTCAGTTGTTCTCCCCGGTGGTCTCTCTGTCTCTGCCCGTTCCGCCGCCTGCCGTGAGGACGGCCTGGATCAGTTGCGAGCGCTCGTTTTCGATTTGTTGGCGCATGGCGGCGTCCTCCCCGAGCGAGAAGTAGCGGCGTCCGTCGACCCACGTCTGTTCCGCGCGGGTGAACTGCGAGAGCGGATTGCCGCTCCAGATCACGAAGTCGCCGTCCTTGCCGGGTTCGAGAGATCCGACGCGGTCGTCGATGGCGATGGCTTTCGCCGCTCCGTTGGTCACCGTGGACAGCGCCTGTTCCTCCGAGAGTCCGGTGCGCAGCAGCTTGCCCGCCTCCCAGTTCATCCGGCTCGCGATCTCGCTGTTGTCGGAGTGCAGCGAGGTGGTGACCCCGGCCTCGATCAGGATGCGGGCGTTGTAGTTGGTGTTGTCGTAGGCCTCGAGCTTGAACGAGCCCCAGTCGCTCCACACCACGGCGGCCACGCCCGATTCGGCAAGCTCCGAAGCGATCTTGTAGGCCTCCACCCCGTGCTGGAGCGTCTGAACCCTGAATCCGAACTCCTCGGCGAGTCTTACCAGCGCCAGGAACTCGTCGGCGCGGTACCCGTGCGACGAGATGAGGAGCTCCTGGTCGAGTATGTCGAGAATCGCCTCCATGCGCAGGTCGCGCCGCGGCGGGATTCCCTCGCCCGACTCCTCCCAGCGCCGCCACTCGCGCTCGTAGTCGCGCGCGGCCAGGAAGTGGTCGCGGATGATCTCCTGCGTCCCCATGCGGGTGTCGGGATAGCGGTCCTGGCGGCGCTTGGGGTTTTCCCCGAGTGCGAACTTCACCGTGCGCACGTCGGTCTCGAGCATCAGGTCCTCGGGTAGCGCGCCCCAGCGCAGCTTGACGATCACGTTCTCGCCGCCTATCGGGTTGGCCGAACCGTGCTTGATGTGGGCGGTCGTGAGGCCGCCGGCGAGCTGCCGGTACATGGAGATGTTGTTGTGGGTCACGACGTCGCCCATGCGCACCTCGGGAACGATGGCGAATCCGCTCTCGTTCACGGAACTCACGCCCGAGTGGATGTGCGGATCGATCAGCCCCGGGGTCACGTGCTTGCCGGAGCCGTCGATCTCCATGGCGCCGGAAGGCGCGTCCAGGTCGACGCCCACCTGCGAGACCCTGCCCGCCTCGACGAGGAGGTCGGCGTTCTCCATCATGCCGTCGGGTCCCTGCGTCCAGACGGTGGCGTCGCGTACGACCACGGCCGCGGGCTGCTCGGGAAGACCGGTCCGTCCGTAGTCCATCATGGGTCGGATGAACGGGAGGTCGATCTCCGGAACGTCCATCGCCACCGTGCCCCGGGCCGCGTCCTCGACCCCCTCCGACCGGGTGCCGGTGAAGAACGGATCCGCGCCGTTAGGGAGCGAAGCCCAGCCGAAGAACTCGTCGCCGCGGACCGAACCCGAGAGCAGCACCATACCCTGGAAGCCCATCTCCTCGCCGTCGAAGCGGGCCTCGACCCGACCCGTTTCCGCCACCGCGCTAGCCGAAGCGAGGCTCACCTCGAGTCCGTCGGGCATGTCGAAGCGGACGTCGGCGATCAGGACGTTGCCGCGCAGCCGATTGAGCGGCCCCTCCAGACGGAGCTCGGCGCTGAACCCGAACTCGTCGTCGGAGGTGATCAGCCAGGTGCCGCGCGGATCGATCTGGGCCGGGCGGGTGACGCCGTAGACCTTGCCCTCCACCCAGACGTCGCGCACTTCCGCCTCCTCCGTGAAGAGGTCGCCTTCGCTCACGACCAGATTGGCCACCTTGCCCTCGGCGATGGTGCCGTGGGTCCGGTCGATGCCGAGCCACGATGCGGGCGTGGTGGTCAGGGCCGCGAGGGCGTCGTCCGCGGAGAGCCCCCGAGCCACCGCGATGCGCAGGTTGGGAAGAAACTCGTTGAGCGACGACAGGCCGTCCGACGTGATCGCGAAAGGCACGTCCGCTTCGGCGAGCTGAGCCGGATTCGTGGGGGCGAGGTACCAGTGGCGAAGCTGTCCCAGCGAGGTGCCGCGAGCGGCCTCCGGCGTGTTGACGTCGGGCGCGTCCGGGAAGTCGAGCGGAACGATTAGCGGATCCTCGCGCCCTTCCAGCACATCGATTAGACGGTACTCCATGCCCGAGCCGCGGAACCAGGGAACGAGCCCGAACTCCTCGGCGATCGAGTGCGCCCGCAGGTAGTCCTCCTCGCTGTTGGTCTCGAAGACGACCGGCTGCTCGCCCCGCCCCGCAGCCTGCAGCGCGGCCAGAGCCTCGCTCGTTTCGGGGGGAAGGAAGGCACGCCCGCTGTTCTCGTACGCCGCCCAGGCCCGCGAGTACCAATCGGTGTCCATCAAGGTCTGCTTCATGAGCGCGATCACGCCCATGGAGGAGTTAGGATAGGACCCTCCCAACTGGAAGGAGCGCTGGAAGCCGACCGCCTGCGCCAGATCCGGCCTCATCACCCGATCCCTCACGCCCGCCTCGCCCAGGTTCACCACCGAGGCCGTGCCGCGGAAGATCCCCTGCTTGGGCACCGCGAGCGCCGCTCCGAATCCCTGCGAGCGCAGAGCCGCCCGCCGGTCGTCGTCGTCCTGGAGGTTGGAGGTGGTGGAGAACCAGGCCCGTACCTGGGGATTCCAATGAGTGGGCCCCACGTCGCCCCCCTCCGGAACCGCGTCCATGCCGAGGTCGGCGTGCGCGTCCACGAAGCCGGGGTACACGGTGAGTCCGGTCAGGTCCCAGACCCGGGCCCCCGCAGGCGCGTCGCCCCCCCTGCCGACCTCCTGGACAATCCCGTCGCGGATGACGATGGTGGCGTCGTCGATGACCTGACCCGGCCCGGTCACAACTCTCGCGCCGACGAGGGCGTGGTAACCCGTGCCGTTGTCGCGGATGCCGGTGACAGGTTCGGTTCGGGACGCCTGCTGGGCCTGCGCTGTCGAGCCGAGCGCCAGGGCCAGGCAGAATGCGGTTAGAAGCGGTCGCATAGGTGTCTCTCAGTTGGAAAGGTTCGATGCCCTCGTAGGGTCGCGCCAGGGGCGCGGTCGGTTGGGGGGCCGCTAAGTAATGACAATCGAAGGCGAAAGCCTGTTGAACGCAACTGGGGCCGAGCGCGGCATGGGGGCGGGCGCACCGGGATCACCTGGCGCCGGATCGTGCCACCTCGGCCTCGGCGGCGATGTAGCCGAAGCCCGCCCAGCCCGTACCCTCCAGAATCCGCCGGTACATCTCGAGCGCCTGCCCCTCGCGGCCGTCGTAGAGGTGCCAGGTGGCCACACCGTAGGCCGTCGCCACTCCGGACGGGTCCTCGCTTGCGGGATCCCAGAGCTCGTCCGCCGTCAGCTCGCCCTTGTACATGAGCAGGAGTTCGTGGTAGCTGGCGTTCTCGATCACGTCGAGATCCGCGGCGATCGGGGCAAGCAGCTCCGCCGCCGCCTCCTCGCGCCCCAGCCGCCGGAGCGCCATGTACCACCAGTGCGAGATGGCGACGAGCTGGTCCGGGTTGGTCGTGACGGCTCGGTACGCCTCGTATGAAGGAAGGGCCGCATCGAAATCCCCCTTCAGATAGTGCGCCAGGGCCAGGTGGTAGTGGATATTCGACTGAAGAGTGCTGGTCGGGATGCCCCGTTCGTTCGGCTGGCCGTCTGGTTCGACCTCGTCCGGTTCGCCGCTCACGAGCTCGGCGGCGCGGGAGAGATCGGCGATGGCGCGATCGAACTCCCGAACGCTGATCCGGCGATGCCCCCGGTGGCGGTACATGCGGGCGTCCTCCGGGTGCTTGGCGATGCCCTCCGTGAAGACGTCGATGGCCTCGCGGTAGGCTCCCGTGTAGGCTATCCGCCGACCCAGCCAGATGATCGCGTCCGCGTCGTCCGGGTTCGCTTCGTAGTCGGCGCGGGCGGCCTCGATGTCAGCCGCCTGGCGCTCGGCCACCTCGGCTGATGCCGGGTTCGGGTAGAGCGGCTCGCCGAGAAGGGAGAGCGCCTCCGCGCCTTCCGGAAGAGAAACGGGCGGGGTGGGGGCGTCGGTGTCCGCTCCCGAATCCTCAGCTGGTGCGTCGCAGGCGGTGAGGAAGAGGAGAAGAGCGAAGCCTGAGACGGTTCGAGGATCGCGCATGCGGCCTTCCGATGGATGGTAAGCTCACGCCGGTGGGAGCGAGCTTCCGGCGATGTTCGGAAGATAGGGCGGTGAGGCGCATAGCGCACGGACTCGAATAGCTCGTGAGAAGTTGGAGAACCCAGCCGAGTCCGTATCCGGCCGGGTCGGCCTACTCGCGACCCGCACCTTGTCGCTTAAACGTGAACGTACCGATCGGAGCGTCCGAAAACGGAGCCGTGCCGCGCAGGTTGCGGATGGGCGCCCGCGGCGAGGTGTTGGCGTTCGCGGAGGTGTAGACGGTTCCGTCGTCGGTACCGGCGTCGTACGGATAGAGGATCACTTCGAGCTCTTCCCGCCACTGGGCGAACTCGTCGCGGAGCGAGAGACCGGACACCCCGACGAACCAATCCGGGCTGGGCGCGATCATGGTCACCAGGGTCACCAGCGGATGGTCCTTCGTGACGACGAGGTTGGAGATGGTCCCGGTTCCGGGGCTGCCGATTCCCGGACCGGTGACGACGGCGAGCGCGTCGCCGGGGATTCGGGCGCGGATCTCCGAGGCGAGCTGCCCGGTCGCGCCCGTCTCCGCCATGTCTTCGATTCCGTCCGTCGCGGTGTCGCCGTTCGCCCAGAAGCGGACCCCGCCGTTGTGCGTCGCACCGATCAGAGGCGAGAAATGAGCGCCGCTCGGGAAGCCGTTCGGGTGGGTCCTCGAACTCCAGGTGGCGACGAACGAGACGCCGTAGATCGCCGAGTCGGCGGGCGGCGGAACCTCGCCCACCGCGGCTCGAACGTCGATGGACGCCACGCCGGCCTGGGCGGTCAGGGTCTGGATTCCTACAACCTCCCCCAAGGTCCACGTCGTGGCGACCAGACCGTCGCCTCCGGTGATCACCGTGGACGGTTCGGCGGTTCCATGTCCCGAAACGGCGGTGAAGTCGACCACCACGTCGGCCGCTGGAGAACCGCCCGGATCGTCCACGCGGACCTGCACGATCTCGGGGAGGGGGTTCCCCGCCACTCCCTCCTGGCCTCCTCCGGACACGACGACCAAGGCCGCCGCCGCCTGCGCGACCTCCACCGGAACCGTCGCGCTCACCGCCCCGATCGAAGCGGTCAGCGTGGCCGCACCGTTGGCGACCGCGCTCGCGACGCCGCCTGCGCTCACCGTGATTACGGCCGCGTCGCTGCTCGTCCACCCCACCGTTCCGACGAATGCCTCGCCGTACTGGTCGTCGACTCTGGCGGTGAACTCGACCGTCTCGCCGAGCGCGGTCAGAATCGACGAAGAGGGTGAGATGGAGATGGCCGCCGGGCGCGGCGCCTCCTCCGGGGCGGTCTCGCCGCACCCGGCCGTTGCGGCGAGGGACAGGAAGAGAAACAGACCAAGTCTGATCCGGCAGGTCATTCTTGCGTCTCCTTGAGGGTACGAGCGGTTCACCCGTAATCCCTACTACACCTGGGGACGCCGCGCGTCACCGATGGCGTGCGCCACGCTCTTGTTTCGCCGCACCTCCAATCCCGCACGCCACGATTCGCAACACGCCGGTCTTCCCATAAATTCGTCAGGCTCGAGAACCGGACCTCTCGCTCCCGCCCGAAGCTCGAGGCTGGGCTCGCGTCCCGTCCACCGGCTCCACCTTCGGAACCCGCCCTCGTCCGCCTGCGCGCCCATCCTCCACATACCGACACCTCGCCATGACCGTCAGAAACAGGAACTGGTGGCCCGACCAGCTCGACCTCAAGCCTCTCGCTCGTCCTTCCCGCTCCGCCGGTCCGATGGCCGAGGACTTCGACTACGGCGCAGCCTTCGAGTCGATCGATCTGGACGAGCTGAAGGCGGAGCTCGAGGAGCTCATGACCACCTCCCAGGACTGGTGGCCTGCCGACTACGGCCATTACGGCCCGCTCTTCATCCGCATGGCCTGGCACAGCGCGGGCACCTACCGCATCAGCGACGGGCGCGGCGGGGGCGGCTCCGGCACTCAACGCTTCGCACCACTCAACAGTTGGCCCGACAACGCGAATCTGGACAAGGCGCGCCGGCTGCTCTGGCCGATCAAGCGCAAGTACGGTCGCCGGCTCTCGTGGGCCGATCTCATGATCCTTGCCGGTAACGTCGCGCTGGAGTCCATGGGTTTCAAGACGATGGGCTTCGGTGGAGGCCGTGAGGACATCTGGGAGCCCGAAGACATCGACTGGGGCCCCGAGGGCGACTGGCTCGGCGATGAACGCTACAGCGGCGAGCGCGACCTGCACGAGCCCTACGGCGCGGTCCAGATGGGGCTCATCTACGTCAATCCGGAAGGACCCAACGGCAAGCCCGATCCGCTCGCGGCCGCCCGAGACATCCGCGAGACCTTCCGGCGCATGGCGATGAACGACGAGGAGACCGTCGCGCTCATCGTCGGCGGACACACCTTCGGCAAGGCGCACGGCGCGGCCCCGGTCCCGGAGCACGTCGGTCCCGAACCCGAGGCCGCCGATCTCGAGGAGCAGGGTCTCGGCTGGGCCAACAGTTTCGGTTCCGGCACGGGCGGCGACTCGATCACCAGCGGGTTGGAGGGCGCGTGGACCACGAACCCGACCAGGTGGGACAACGATTTCCTCGAGAACCTGCACAACTACGAATGGAAGCAGGTGGAAAGCCCCGCAGGCGGGGCGCAGTGGACCCCGACCGATCCCGCCGCGGTGGGCACGGTCCCCGACGCGCACGATCCGGGCAAGAAGCATTCTCCCATGATGCTGACCACGGATCTCTCGCTCATCATGGACCCGGACTACGCTCCCATCGCGAGGCGCTTCCTCGAGAACCCCGACGAGCTGACCGACGCCTTCGCGCGGGCCTGGTTCAAGCTCACCCATCGCGACATGGGACCTCGTTCGCGCTATCGCGGCTCGTTGACGCCTTCCGAGGCGATGATCTGGCAGGACCCGGTGCCCGAGGTCGACCACGAATTCGTCGGCGAGACCGAGATCGCCGAACTCAAGTCGAAGTTGCTCGCCTCGGGACTGTCGGTATCGCGTCTCGTGCTGACCGCCTGGGCGTCCGCTTCAACCTTCCGCAGTACCGACAGGCGGGGAGGCGCGAACGGCGCCCGCATTCGTCTGGCGCCGCAGAACCGCTGGGAAGTCAACGAACCCGAGGCGCTGCGCGAGGCCCTGACCGTTCTTGAGAGCGTCCGCTCGGACTTCAACAGCGCTCGCTCCGACGGCAAGCGGATCTCGCTCGCCGACCTGATCGTTCTGGGCGGCTGCGCCGCGGTCGAGGAGGCCGCGAGAGCCGCAGGCCGCGAGGTCGCGGTTCCGTTCACACCCGGGCGTACCGACGCTTCGGAGGAGCACACCGACGAGGAGTCGTTCGCGGTACTCGAGCCGAGGGCGGACGGATTCCGCAACTTCGGCGGCAGCGGCCATGCGCGCGCCGCACCGGAACTGCTGGTGGAACGGGCGCGGCTTCTCACGCTGTCGG
This window encodes:
- the feoB gene encoding ferrous iron transport protein B, with the protein product MALPVSSCSACVEKRGAELVQLGIRPDRWDRLVGLAGNPNVGKSTLFNRLTGLRQHTGNWPGKTVTRAEGVFAHEGQRWKVVDLPGAYSLRAGSADEEVARDFVVSGVADLTVVVVDAARLERNLNLVLQILEVTDHVVVFVNLVDEARRNGIAIDSRKLSAELGVPGVAGVARDGVGIDELLGVMRESAAARDTLARGIATPTEATADGGAEAESRAGDANRDHGRASLHLCAVEPERPGWDTPLESYDSLAGQTFGRARAIAAKAQVSGLKKAAFAFDRRLDRVLTSRIFGFPVMIALLAAVFWLTIAGANVPSSLLASLLIDSGHGWLKGLAAAVGTPWWLDGFLLDGVYLATAWVVSVMLPPMAIFFPLFTLLEDFGYLPRVAFNLDSVFRRAGAHGKQALTMCMGFGCNAAGVVATRIIDSPRERLIAIITNNFSLCNGRWPTQILIATIFVGALAPRALGGAVSAIAVVGVALLGIVLMLFTSWLLSRTLLRGEASSFSLELPPYRPPRILQTLYTSVIDRTLIVLWRAVIFAVPAGAVIWLISNLTAGDLTLAQWSVGRLDPVGALIGLNGVILLAYVVAIPANEIVIPTVLMLTVAVTPELAGEGAGAGVMFEADGANATARILDAGGWSMLTGVNLMLFSLLHNPCSTTIFTIYRETRSVRWTSVATLLPVAMGLLACFLVAQFWRLA
- a CDS encoding amidohydrolase family protein, whose product is MTTITIESTTLNRVRSAALFPAAFAVAALTFQAAEAQVRMTVPPQSEPVALQGATIHTVTQGVIENGTIVFENGVIIAIGADVTVPAGARVVDVSGKHIYPGLVDAYSTVGISEIGAVDVSNDTNELGDFNPNVRADVAVNAESRHIGTTRSAGVLTALTTPGGGLVSGMSSAMSLEGWSWEEMSMESAAALNVNWPNPRGGRFRGRGGFNFPGGQMPERPTYAAQVQEIKDFFAEARAYRDALAAGEEVRSDSRYAAMIPALNAEIPVVVAAESASQINDAVTWAQEEGLRIVIRGGREAVHVAGRLVSADIPVVLTSTMSAPARAHGGYDEGYSMAARLHEAGVRFAISGGSGALYSNRLPWEAGVAVAFGLPEEEALRAVTINAAEFMGLDDRIGSLEPGKQATLLVTTGTPLDMTSDIEQAYIQGRELDMNDIQKHFFEKYMTKLLQKMRIVM
- a CDS encoding amidohydrolase family protein, producing MRPLLTAFCLALALGSTAQAQQASRTEPVTGIRDNGTGYHALVGARVVTGPGQVIDDATIVIRDGIVQEVGRGGDAPAGARVWDLTGLTVYPGFVDAHADLGMDAVPEGGDVGPTHWNPQVRAWFSTTSNLQDDDDRRAALRSQGFGAALAVPKQGIFRGTASVVNLGEAGVRDRVMRPDLAQAVGFQRSFQLGGSYPNSSMGVIALMKQTLMDTDWYSRAWAAYENSGRAFLPPETSEALAALQAAGRGEQPVVFETNSEEDYLRAHSIAEEFGLVPWFRGSGMEYRLIDVLEGREDPLIVPLDFPDAPDVNTPEAARGTSLGQLRHWYLAPTNPAQLAEADVPFAITSDGLSSLNEFLPNLRIAVARGLSADDALAALTTTPASWLGIDRTHGTIAEGKVANLVVSEGDLFTEEAEVRDVWVEGKVYGVTRPAQIDPRGTWLITSDDEFGFSAELRLEGPLNRLRGNVLIADVRFDMPDGLEVSLASASAVAETGRVEARFDGEEMGFQGMVLLSGSVRGDEFFGWASLPNGADPFFTGTRSEGVEDAARGTVAMDVPEIDLPFIRPMMDYGRTGLPEQPAAVVVRDATVWTQGPDGMMENADLLVEAGRVSQVGVDLDAPSGAMEIDGSGKHVTPGLIDPHIHSGVSSVNESGFAIVPEVRMGDVVTHNNISMYRQLAGGLTTAHIKHGSANPIGGENVIVKLRWGALPEDLMLETDVRTVKFALGENPKRRQDRYPDTRMGTQEIIRDHFLAARDYEREWRRWEESGEGIPPRRDLRMEAILDILDQELLISSHGYRADEFLALVRLAEEFGFRVQTLQHGVEAYKIASELAESGVAAVVWSDWGSFKLEAYDNTNYNARILIEAGVTTSLHSDNSEIASRMNWEAGKLLRTGLSEEQALSTVTNGAAKAIAIDDRVGSLEPGKDGDFVIWSGNPLSQFTRAEQTWVDGRRYFSLGEDAAMRQQIENERSQLIQAVLTAGGGTGRDRETTGENN
- a CDS encoding spondin domain-containing protein, translating into MTCRIRLGLFLFLSLAATAGCGETAPEEAPRPAAISISPSSSILTALGETVEFTARVDDQYGEAFVGTVGWTSSDAAVITVSAGGVASAVANGAATLTASIGAVSATVPVEVAQAAAALVVVSGGGQEGVAGNPLPEIVQVRVDDPGGSPAADVVVDFTAVSGHGTAEPSTVITGGDGLVATTWTLGEVVGIQTLTAQAGVASIDVRAAVGEVPPPADSAIYGVSFVATWSSRTHPNGFPSGAHFSPLIGATHNGGVRFWANGDTATDGIEDMAETGATGQLASEIRARIPGDALAVVTGPGIGSPGTGTISNLVVTKDHPLVTLVTMIAPSPDWFVGVSGLSLRDEFAQWREELEVILYPYDAGTDDGTVYTSANANTSPRAPIRNLRGTAPFSDAPIGTFTFKRQGAGRE
- the katG gene encoding catalase/peroxidase HPI, producing the protein MTVRNRNWWPDQLDLKPLARPSRSAGPMAEDFDYGAAFESIDLDELKAELEELMTTSQDWWPADYGHYGPLFIRMAWHSAGTYRISDGRGGGGSGTQRFAPLNSWPDNANLDKARRLLWPIKRKYGRRLSWADLMILAGNVALESMGFKTMGFGGGREDIWEPEDIDWGPEGDWLGDERYSGERDLHEPYGAVQMGLIYVNPEGPNGKPDPLAAARDIRETFRRMAMNDEETVALIVGGHTFGKAHGAAPVPEHVGPEPEAADLEEQGLGWANSFGSGTGGDSITSGLEGAWTTNPTRWDNDFLENLHNYEWKQVESPAGGAQWTPTDPAAVGTVPDAHDPGKKHSPMMLTTDLSLIMDPDYAPIARRFLENPDELTDAFARAWFKLTHRDMGPRSRYRGSLTPSEAMIWQDPVPEVDHEFVGETEIAELKSKLLASGLSVSRLVLTAWASASTFRSTDRRGGANGARIRLAPQNRWEVNEPEALREALTVLESVRSDFNSARSDGKRISLADLIVLGGCAAVEEAARAAGREVAVPFTPGRTDASEEHTDEESFAVLEPRADGFRNFGGSGHARAAPELLVERARLLTLSAPETAALVGGMRVLGANAGGSSLGVFTDRVGALGNDFFVNLLDMDVEWRPAEDGEDRFEGRDRATRELRWTGTSVDLVFGSNSELRALAEVYACDDGEDAFLDAFVAAWSKVMELDRFDLR